From the Leguminivora glycinivorella isolate SPB_JAAS2020 chromosome 21, LegGlyc_1.1, whole genome shotgun sequence genome, the window CAGTATTCTCATGACTATCTACTCCCCTGAATCACCAAGCTGGCTTGCAACACAAGGACAATATGACAAGTGCAGAAAAGTCTTTATATGGCTGAGGGGAGAAGAAGAAATACCAGAATTGGATAAAATGATTGAAGCTAGTAAACAGATGGATGAACAACCAAAGCAAGGATTAAAAGAGATTGTATCAATAGCAAAGAAGAAAGAGGTCTACAAACCTATAATACTCATGATTGCCTTATATATAATGTTGAACTTCACAGGAGGCACAATGTTCGCTGCTTATTCGACAAGAATTTTGCATTTGCTCATGGGTCCGGATATTAATGCTCATGTCTGGATGGTAGCGTTAGATACTCAGAGATTATTCTTCAATATAGGCGCAGTTTACGTTATAAATAAGACTGGCAGAAGGACTATGCTGTTCGCTACAGGAGCGCTCTGTGCTGGGAGCCATCTTGCTCAAGCAGCTTATATCTTTGCAAAAACTAATGACTTCCTACCATTTGATTCCATATGGATCCCTGGAATTTTAGTAAACTTGCAAGTTTTATCTGTTGCTGTAGGAATGGTTCCATTACCAAGCGTGATAGCTGGTGAAGTTTTTCCTTTACAATACAGAAGCCTCGCTGGAAGTACAAGTTTAATAGCAATTTCTATAGCAACATTTTTAGCTCTTAAAACCTTTCCTGGTCTGGTATCTTCTGTAGGTTTAGAAGGGACATATGTACTGTATGCAGGAATAATTACGTCAGCTTTGGTAGTGGCGTGGTTTTTACTGCCAGAAACGAAAGGTAAGACGCTGCAGCAGATTGAAGAACATTTTAGAGGAGAATGTGATACTGAAAATGATAAAGAAGTGGAAAAACTAAATGGATCTGAGAAGAAAAATGTGTTACCTTGAATACTAAAACAAGAAAGAGATTCATGAAATGAGAATTCTTTAGCAGGTTCGAAGTACCAAAAGGCGTCGTCtttattaagtatataagtattgaAAATACTCAAATTCGGGATTTCAATTAAATATCTGATGTCAAAAGACGTTTAGTGAGACTATTGTGATAAAATCCCACCATTTTCTACTAAGTAATTaccgttaaaatataaatatgttaTCAAgtgttatttttctttctttcaaccTTCATcagtttgtatgtatgtacctacgtgCGTATTATTCGTGAATTCTTTAATTTTCACTAGGATTTTAATctcaataattaaaaaaaagaaattatttgttttaattttagtattTTGTGGCAATCCTTTTCACTCAGTTTCAAATCATAATTAAATAGCGCATCTACCTtgtttttgatgttttaaaatatgttaGGTGCTTGATATTATCAAGATTCGATTTTCGCAATCGGGGATTCGCAAgatcccctttcgaaattacattccggagcatttctgtgattcgaaattaccccataTCACGTATCATCTCATGGTAGCCGTACTGATGTGGGGAGACCCGTATGGTCGCGTTCTAACCCGTCATTAATTGACCAGATTAGCCCAACCAAGTCGATATTTATTGATTGTCGTCGTGTGTGGCAACCGGAGATTATTATGTCATTAGTTGTCCAATTCTTACATTTACCGTTACAGTTATGTCATTAGGATCAGTCGAATATCGTCTGAGGATAAGCGCGGATGGATATTTTAACTTCTTTTTATTTTGTCAGAGTGGATAAGTGAAACGAAGCAGAAATGAAGACAATTTCACCGTTTTTAAGACAAGTAAGTTGGTGTTATTTTAAGTGTGTACAAGGgatggtagcctagcggtaagtacgtgcgactttcgttccggaggtcgcgggttcgaaccccggctcacaccaatgagttttccggaatttatgtgcgaaatgtcatttgatatttgccagtcgcttttcggtgaaggaaaacatcgtgaggaaaccggactaattccaacaaggtctagtttacccttcggattggaaggtcggatggcagtcgctttcgtaaaaactagtgcctacgccaaatcttgggattagctttcaaagcggaccccaggctcccatgagccgtggcaaatgccgggataacgcaaggaggattatgACTCATAAAAACTGCAGCGTGCGTAGACAAAAATATTACAGTcgttattttgaattttattaaatagattttcatcttcttctttacatcctactttacaaattatatttccatttactccggtcttgggcagttagGGTAACCTCTCCCACCTCATCCCTAACACCTTGAACTCTTTAAATAGGTTTTTATGGGTCAACAAAGTACCTAACCATTTAGGGCCCctccacatctagcgtctcgcgagcgtagcgtagCGTCGCGTTGGCCAAATGTAGGCCGGCGgaacgtcgacgcggcgtctttttccatacagttggcccgacgctacgctggcgagacgctagatgtggggcgGCTTAGGATGATAGGTCAAGTAGATAGGTACCTTGATTTTAAtaacctaataaataaatattataggacattcttacacatattgactgagtcccacggtaagctcaagatggcttgtgttgtgggtactcaggtaacgatatatttaatatacaaatacttatacaccgtgtttccggtaacactcaaaacctcagacaccccaactgatttttatttttttaaactcatctagagtattctcttttaatctgatggttactttttttttaattgaatttttaattttttgtacagctctacttgacttttagctctacactcaataaaataattgctaacttcgaccataaaccataaaactatttatttgtgtacgttactgcaacgacataaggtttaccaatagacagctaagatgtcattgtaaaacactttaaagctttgtcacagtaaacttcaaattgggcaggtaagcaaatttaaac encodes:
- the LOC125237466 gene encoding sugar transporter ERD6-like 1, with protein sequence MGKKSIFSPFVKQSYVTAAVCCNIIGHGCMLGFPGVLLPQLHQPDSPIILSKEMESWIASVLAISMFFSNFLTPPIMGRLGRKAAHYAVTLPVMVGWIVMILATSSEALLIGRILHGMSMGMMLPLRSVLIGEYTSPHNRGGFLTTIALAQCFGILFVHLVGSILSFQLTALISLFFSFISILMTIYSPESPSWLATQGQYDKCRKVFIWLRGEEEIPELDKMIEASKQMDEQPKQGLKEIVSIAKKKEVYKPIILMIALYIMLNFTGGTMFAAYSTRILHLLMGPDINAHVWMVALDTQRLFFNIGAVYVINKTGRRTMLFATGALCAGSHLAQAAYIFAKTNDFLPFDSIWIPGILVNLQVLSVAVGMVPLPSVIAGEVFPLQYRSLAGSTSLIAISIATFLALKTFPGLVSSVGLEGTYVLYAGIITSALVVAWFLLPETKGKTLQQIEEHFRGECDTENDKEVEKLNGSEKKNVLP